The Apus apus isolate bApuApu2 chromosome 29, bApuApu2.pri.cur, whole genome shotgun sequence genome segment CCATCACCCTTCTGCCCACAGTGGGGTGACCCCCCCCCTCATTTAAGCCCCCTCCTCATAAAGGGGTGACCCCCCCATGGCCCCCCTGCCTGCAGTGGGGTGACCCCTCCCTCTCCATAAAAGGGTgaccccccctgcccccatcACCCCTCTGCCCACAGTGGGGtgacccccccctcccctcattTAAGCCCCCTCCCCATAAAGGGGTgatatcccccccccccctcattTAAGCCCCCTCCCCATAAAGgggtgacccccccccccgccccacaAAGGGGTGACCCCCCCATGCCCCCCTTCCCACAGTGAGGTGACCGCCCCCCCTCATTTaagccccctccccacaaaGGGGTGacccccccccttcccagccccctccccacacctcCCCTGCCCACAGTGGGGtgacccccccctccccataaAGGGGTGACACCCCCCGCAttgcccccctccccacaaAGAGGTGAcacccctccccttcccagccccctccccataAAGGGGTGACCCCCCCAACGACCCCCCTGCCCACAGTGGGgtgacaccccccccctccccagccccctccccacaaaGGGGtaacccccccacacacctcccctgcccacagtggggtgaccccccccccccctccctccccagccccctccccacaaaGGGGTGACCCCCCCAATGACCCCCCTGCCCACAGTGGGGTGACCCCCGCCTCCccaagccccctccccacaaacaggtgcccccctccccccttccccccccccccccctttcccggGGGTCCCGGTACCCGATGCGGTGTCAGATCCACCTCCCTCCAGACCGTCCGGTCCAGCGCCAATCGCCGCCACCTGCGGCAAACGCTGCGGGACGGCGGGAAATcagccccgggacccccccgggaccccccaggaccccccgggaccccccggtcccgctcccggccccggtCCCGCTCGGGAGGGCCCTACCAGGCCGCCCGCAGCCGATCCCgcagaggcagcagcttcaAAACCTGCAGTAAAACCGAATCCGGTAACACCGGCAGCTCCGCCGCTTCCGCCATCTTGGTCCGGTTCAACTTCCGTTTCCGCCCCAGCTCCCGGTAACTTCCGGTTCCGGCTGCGGGAGCGGTTGTCGCGGGGTGACGCAGGGCTCGGGAGGTACCGAAACCTCCTCATTTCCCCCCGTTTCCTCCCGGTTCCCCCCCCGTGaaccctcctcccccctcccggttccccccccccgtcccggctccccccccccctcccggttcccccccccccctctcccggttcccccccccccctctcccggttccccccccccccactcccgGTTCCCCCCCCCGTCccggttccccccccccccgtcccggttcccccccccccccccgtcccggttcccccccccctcccggtTCCCCCCCGTCCCGTCccggttccccccccccccgtcccgGTTCCCCCCCCCGTTCACCCCCGGGTTCCTCCTCCCTCAGGCCACGATGATCGAAGTCGTTTGCAACGATCGTTTGGGCAAAAAAGTGCGGGTAAAATGCAAGTATCCGCCCCAAAAACCGGGCTCCGGTATtcgggggggggttgggggtggggggggggggggtgggggggaattCCCGGTTCCTTCCCGGTTCCTTCCCGGTTTTCCTTAACGGCCCCCCCAGCACCGAGGATTCCATCCGCGACCTCAAGAAGTTGATCGCGGCACAAACCGGGACCCGTTGGGATAAAATCGTCCTCAAGAAGTGGTGAGTGATGGGCGGGGAGAAGCTGCCGGTGCACCgggattgggggggggggggggggggtcctaCCGGGGGCCtccgggaccccccccccccccccccatcccccggCGCTAAAACCGGTCCCCGCCACCTGATAATtctatttcccccccccccaggtacACTATTTTCAAGGATCACGTCACGCTGGGCGATTGTATCCTTCCCGGTGTCCCGGTGTTACCGGGAGCTCCCCgggatttgggggggggggggggtgggattCACACCttgaccccccccccctccccgccgtTTCCCTTAACTCCTCCTTCCAGATGAGATCCACGATGGTATGAACCTGGAGCTCTACTACCAGTAGCGGCCGCCGTTCCTCTCCCGGTTCCCCCTCTCCCGGTTCCCCCTCTCCCGGTTCCCCCTCTCCCGGTTCCCCCTTTCCCGGTTCCCTCCCGGTTTCTCCCCAAACCCCGGTTACCAACCCCCTATTGAGGCTCTAAACCCGCTGTACCTTCCCCAGACTCTCGAAATGATTTATAATAAACGTGTTTGTGGAGATTTCCGTTATTTTCtggctggggggggaggggggaacgGGATACCGGGATCCCGGGGATCCCCCACCGGGGAGGTTTGCTTTTCCGCTCCGCTTTTCAACCCCTTTTGCCCACCCGCGGCCACCGTCgcactccctccctcccgccctcAGCTTCAGAAGGGCAGGCTCTTCCACCAATCAGAACGCGAGTAGCTCGGGCGCTGCCTCCCGTTCAGCCAATGAGAGCAGAGAACGGGCGGGTTGGTCCCGCCCTTTCGCGTTGCGCCCAGAGGGCCGGGCCCGGGTAAGGGCAGCGGAGCGGAGGGAAAATGGcg includes the following:
- the UBL5 gene encoding ubiquitin-like protein 5 isoform X2, with amino-acid sequence MIEVVCNDRLGKKVRVKCNTEDSIRDLKKLIAAQTGTRWDKIVLKKWYTIFKDHVTLGDYEIHDGMNLELYYQ
- the UBL5 gene encoding ubiquitin-like protein 5 isoform X1, which gives rise to MIEVVCNDRLGKKVRVKCNTEDSIRDLKKLIAAQTGTRWDKIVLKKWYTIFKDHVTLGDCILPGVPVLPGAPRRFP